A single window of Rhizobium indicum DNA harbors:
- the fabI gene encoding enoyl-ACP reductase FabI, with protein sequence MTGIMQGKRGLVMGVANNHSIAWGISKALAAQGAELAFTYQGDALGKRVKPLAAEVSSDFVLPCDVEDIASVDAVVDAISERWGKLDFIVHAIGFSDKNELKGLYADTTRENFSRTMVISCFSFTEIAKRCAPLMEDGGAMLTLTYNGSTRVIPNYNVMGVAKAALEASVRYLAADYGPRGIRVNAISAGPIRTLAGAGISDARAILSWNQRNAPLRKTVTIDQVGSSALYLLSDLSSGVTGEIHFVDAGFNVTSMPTLEALRRADVE encoded by the coding sequence GCGGGCTCGTCATGGGCGTCGCCAACAACCACTCGATCGCCTGGGGAATTTCAAAAGCTCTCGCCGCACAGGGTGCGGAACTCGCCTTCACCTATCAAGGCGATGCGCTCGGTAAGCGCGTCAAGCCGCTTGCTGCGGAGGTCAGCTCGGATTTCGTCCTGCCCTGCGACGTCGAGGACATCGCCTCGGTCGATGCCGTCGTCGACGCGATAAGCGAGCGCTGGGGCAAGCTCGATTTCATCGTCCATGCCATCGGCTTTTCCGACAAGAACGAGCTGAAGGGTCTCTACGCCGATACGACGCGTGAGAATTTCAGCCGCACCATGGTCATTTCCTGTTTCTCCTTCACCGAGATCGCCAAGCGCTGCGCTCCGTTGATGGAAGATGGTGGTGCGATGCTGACGCTGACCTATAATGGCTCGACGCGCGTCATCCCGAACTACAACGTCATGGGGGTTGCCAAGGCAGCGCTCGAGGCTTCGGTGCGTTATCTCGCCGCCGATTACGGCCCGCGCGGCATCCGCGTCAATGCCATTTCCGCCGGCCCGATCCGCACGCTTGCCGGCGCTGGTATCTCCGATGCGCGCGCGATCCTCTCCTGGAACCAGCGTAATGCGCCGCTGCGCAAGACCGTGACCATCGATCAGGTCGGCAGCTCGGCTCTCTACCTGCTCTCCGACCTTTCGTCCGGCGTCACCGGCGAAATCCACTTCGTCGACGCCGGCTTCAACGTCACCTCCATGCCAACGCTGGAAGCGCTGCGCAGGGCGGACGTCGAGTAA